Proteins found in one Salvia splendens isolate huo1 chromosome 10, SspV2, whole genome shotgun sequence genomic segment:
- the LOC121752860 gene encoding zinc finger protein JAGGED-like translates to MGSDGNKQQVTISSEGQDSPSEEQSKGAAVADQDREYGCRYCHKKFSNKQALGGHQNAHKVERAVEKNMQDNSYYDEGPGSRMAMPTPPFYGPYHHRHDLLQRSLFAYSHRPSGMLAAAPGLPPYHVRPYHMAHAQNFGPGPSSAFRPVFNHSPPPVFAEYPGYPNTRNVPGNQYDESGLDLSLKL, encoded by the coding sequence ATGGGATCCGACGGGAACAAGCAGCAGGTCACCATTTCCTCTGAGGGGCAAGACAGCCCCTCAGAGGAGCAGAGCAAGGGGGCGGCCGTGGCCGACCAAGACCGGGAGTACGGATGCCGGTACTGCCATAAGAAATTCAGCAACAAGCAGGCACTGGGCGGCCACCAAAATGCCCACAAAGTGGAGCGGGCCGTGGAGAAGAACATGCAAGACAACAGCTACTATGATGAGGGCCCCGGATCCCGGATGGCTATGCCCACCCCACCTTTCTACGGTCCCTACCACCACCGCCACGATCTCCTGCAAAGATCCTTATTCGCCTACAGCCACCGCCCCTCTGGAATGCTGGCCGCGGCCCCTGGCCTTCCTCCTTATCACGTCCGCCCCTATCACATGGCCCACGCCCAGAACTTTGGGCCTGGACCATCAAGCGCCTTCAGGCCCGTTTTTAATCACTCCCCACCACCGGTGTTCGCAGAATACCCCGGCTACCCTAATACGAGGAATGTTCCGGGAAACCAGTACGATGAATCGGGCTTGGATTTGTCTCTGAAATTGTGA